A genome region from Clupea harengus chromosome 7, Ch_v2.0.2, whole genome shotgun sequence includes the following:
- the LOC105906876 gene encoding phospholipase DDHD2-like yields MRYNGGFQIGSCKIPQNLDKWTSEYHARGARLCGVQRLLCIMDQGSAVSTYEPVQPHWVYQTHVDGQDLWVAFSQYDSDKLNQGLERVTEAQEEVVATDRAHYDVLLKERIRRAAYWEEEPTAVLRGTWFYKGAKDHHYIPYPESISERLELAYREAMLQNQWRKTVEFPTGEVVILQSPKLATQWPSVTSVDEWASTDHNCSVKRGIENTGAEIPGGEPETVDHLVFMVHGIGPSCDIRFRTIISCVNDFRHATQGLVETHCRTALAEGQIGRVEFLPVDWHSPLHGDATGVDKVIQCITLPSVERLRNFANESLLDLFFYSSPTYCQVILDTVATELNRLHGLFCSRHPNFQGQVSLVGHSLGSLILFDLLTNQVVGSGHPNTPVDLGRGAGAILAPSPQSRGLRATVSGVESDGHQHSTKYNRMRLISSSVDNDSFDLGVGQVSIRYPQLSFNPYMLFALGSPIGMFLTVRGLRHIEPHYSLPTCKGFYNIYHPLDPVAYRIEPLIQSNTYMPPVLIPHITAKRTHPYFGHSVERLTTDLKHKMTYVLLYAWQYLIRPPSSSRQSIQGSSASQQQESSKLLPQSERTNCISTGRLNRGRRIDYVLQQTTMESINEYLFAIQSHLCYWESEDTALLLLREIYDESGIVFENLPS; encoded by the exons TGTATAATGGACCAAGGTTCGGCTGTTTCCACCTATGAACCGGTCCAACCTCACTGGGTCTATCAAACGCATGTGGATGGTCAAGATCTGTGGGTGGCCTTCAGCCAGTACGACTCAGACAAACTCAACCAAGGTTTGGAGAGGG TGACGGAGGCGCAGGAGGAAGTGGTGGCCACAGATAGGGCCCACTATGACGTCCTGCTGAAGGAGCGCATCCGACGGGCAGCCTACTGGGAAGAGGAGCCCACTGCGGTCCTTCGGGGCACGTGGTTCTACAAGGGTGCCAAGGACCACCACTACATACCATACCCAGAGTCCATCAGTGAACGTCTGGAG TTGGCATATAGAGAGGCTATGCTGCAAAACCAGTGGAGGAAGACAGTAGAGTTTCCAACTGGTGAAGTAGTCATTCTTCAGAGCCCCAAG CTTGCCACACAGTGGCCTTCAGTAACATCAGTAGACGAATGGGCCTCCACTGATCATAACTGTTCAGTGAAAAGGGGAATAGAGAATACTGGTGCTGAGATACCCGGGG gggAACCTGAAACTGTGGATCACCTGGTGTTCATGGTACATGGGATTGGGCCTTCATGTGATATCCGCTTTCGAACCATCATCTCATGTG TAAATGACTTTCGTCATGCGACACAGGGATTGGTGGAGACTCATTGCAGGACGGCACTGGCCGAGGGCCAGATCGGCCGAGTGGAGTTCCTGCCAGTTGACTGGCATAGCCCCCTACACGGTGATGCCACTGGAGTAGACAA GGTGATACAGTGCATCACCCTCCCCAGCGTCGAACGACTCCGAAACTTTGCCAACGAGTCATTACTTGATCTGTTCTTCTACAGCAGCCCCACTTACTGCCAGGTCATCCTGGACACTGTGGCCACTGAGCTCAACCGCCTCCACGGCCTGTTCTGCTCACGTCACCCCAACTTCCAGGGCCAGGTGTCTCTAGTGGGACACAGTCTAG gctctctcattctgtttgaCCTCCTGACTAACCAGGTGGTTGGCTCGGGCCACCCTAACACCCCTGTG GACCTCGGCAGAGGTGCAGGGGCCATTTTGGCTCCTAGTCCACAGAGCCGTGGCCTGAGAGCAACAGTGAGCGGTGTGGAATCGGACGGACACCAGCACTCCACCAAATACAACCGCATGCGTCTGATCAGCAGCAGTGTGGATAATGACAGTTTCGACTTAGGGGTTGGCCAG GTGTCCATCCGGTATCCTCAGCTCTCCTTCAACCCCTACATGCTCTTTGCTTTGGGCTCCCCCATCGGAATGTTCCTGACAGTCAGAGGCCTCAGGCACATCGAACCTCACTACTCCTTACCTACCTGCAAGGGCTTCTACAACATCTACCATCCT CTGGACCCAGTGGCATATCGTATTGAGCCTCTGATCCAGTCCAATACATACATGCCGCCTGTCCTTATTCCTCACATCACAGCTAAGAGGACACACCCTT aCTTTGGGCACAGTGTGGAACGCCTGACCACAGACCTGAAGCACAAGATGACCTACGTCCTCCTCTATGCCTGGCAGTACTTAATTCGTCCACCTTCAAGCAGCAGACAGAGCATTCAAGGTTCATCAGCTTCACAGCAACAAG AGTCCAGCAAACTCCTACCCCAGTCTGAGAGGACAAATTGCATCAGTACTGGAAGGCTTAACAGGGGGCGCAGGATTGACTACGTCCTCCAACAAACAACCATGGAGAGTATCAACGAATACCTGTTTGCCATCCAGAGTCATTTGTGTTACTG GGAGTCAGAGGACACAGCCTTACTACTCCTGAGAGAAATCTATGACGAGTCTGGTATTGTGTTTGAGAACCTGCCATCATAG